Below is a genomic region from Dioscorea cayenensis subsp. rotundata cultivar TDr96_F1 chromosome 14, TDr96_F1_v2_PseudoChromosome.rev07_lg8_w22 25.fasta, whole genome shotgun sequence.
ATAGAACAATCatgaacacaaaaataaattgcatattgCTACAGAAAATTAAACAAGATAAAGCACCTATCAGGATTAAAGCAAGGCATGAATAGAATAATTAAAGCTTAAGATGCAGTTACCTGTCAGCTTCTGGAATGGCACTTATTAGGCTTGAGCTTCACTCTAGCTCTTCGAACACCTTTGGCCTTCAGCATTAACATCTTGTACTCAGATGCATCAAGCTTCTTCAACGGCCTCACTGGTTTGAAAACCTCAGTCTTCAGAGGGTCCAATAGATCACTGGAGGATTGGAGAACAATGCCCCTCTCCAAAGCCTCATCCCATAGACACCGACCCATGTCGAATTCACCATTCCTACAGAGCTTCTCAATCAACAAATCATACATAGCTCCATTACTCACCAGTCCGGACTGCTTCATTCTATCAAACATCTCAAGTGCATACTTCATCTTGTCCATTCCACAGAGAACACCAATCAAACCATGGTAGAACTTCACACCAGGTACCATCCCAATCTCAAACATATGCTCCACAAGCTTATTCCCTCTGCCAAATCTCCCTGTGAGATAGAGAAGCTTGATAACAAGATAATAGGAGACCCAATCAGGAGAGCAGGAGCAGCTCCCCTTTCCTTGAATCAAGGACTGGAGAATTCCACAGGCCTCCTTGACCCTCCTCGTCTTGCTCAGGCATGAGATAAGGATGTTGTAGCTTACGGTGGTCGGAGCAACGCCAGAGGCTCTCATCTCCGCCATGAGATTGGTGGCTTCCGGGACGAGAGCAGAGGGATTGAACCTAAGATTTCTCTTGCACACGCAGTAGAGGAAGTCATTATATGAAGCGAGCCCTGGAGGATTTCCTCCGGATTTCATCTGATCAAGAATACGGCGAGCCTCGCCGACATTCCCATGAACGCACCACCCATGAAGGATACTCCGACTGATATTCGAGCCAGCATCGACAAGCTTGTCCTTGTGATGCCAAAGAACACCGACGGCCTTTCTAGCGTGGCCTTTAGCGGAGAGAGCTTGGATCACAGCGGAGGCACAAGACCATTCACCATCGTCAGCGCTCCGGCGAACCAGCAGCTCCCGCTTCTCCTCCACTCTCCTGAACAGCCGAACAGCCTCCTCCGGCTTGCCGGAGCTGACTAAGGTCTTAACAACAAGCTCGAAGGTCTGCGGATCCATCCTCCTGCCCTCCTTCTGAAGATCAGCAACAGCGGCCATCACGGCAGTGAAATCCTTCATCTGAGCCAGTGCACGGATCACCATATTGAAAGCATCGTCTCCAAACACCGGCGCCGGAAATCGATCGTTCTCCTGGCGACGGCACCATGAGAAGAATCGGAGAAGCCTTCTAGCGGAAGTGATGGTGGGATTCCTGAAGGAATGGAGGAATTGGAGGAAGAGAGATGGAGTGACAGGGAGGTGGAGGCGTTGGAGGGTGGTATCCATGTCGTCGAGGGATCCGACGCCATGAATGACGACGGTGGTTAGGGTTTGCAAGGAAGAGATGGAGTTGATATTCAAGTACTGTTGGGTTGCTGAAATTTTGGAGATACCCATTCTCTTCtattttactattaattttatatatatatatggcaagaGAGTTAGTTTAAATTTGGGTAATGTTATTCCATCCGAATAGCTTTTCCGAATTCATTACACGAACGAATGAGGTGGCATCCGTGTCACTAATGATGTGGTGCCCGCATAACAATAGATGTAGCATCCTTAACCAAAATAAAGTTCTACTCTTCTCCAGTGAATAAGATCTCGTCAAGCTCAGCATGTTTTTGATTCTCTTATGGATACAAGTCTAGCTACAAATCTATCGccaatttttagggttttatgaGATTTGAGAGAGATGTATATTTTGAGCTTCTCTTACAATTGAGCTGTCATGTCGGCTATCCATACtcaatttctagggttttataagatttgagagaaagagaaatatttaGAGCTTCTTCAACAATAGAGTCAGCGTGCAAGTGATCCATCCCCTATTTCTATGATTCATGAGATTTGAGAGAAATATATTCTAAACCTCTTTGTCACGCCGGCAATCCACCCTGTTCTAGGGTTTCATGAGAtttgagagaaaaaagccaCATTCTGAGCTTcccatttaatatatattgatagTTGAGAGAAAGAAGGAAACATTAGGTATGATATTGTCGCCATGTCATTAGTGACAAGGATACCACCTCATATGTGTAATGAATTCGGAGAAGCTATTAGGATGgaatagcattactcttaaacaaatgattttgagttaaaatttttatatatatatatataatttagttgATGATATTTCACTCCAAACTTGTTTTGAGCTCATGACTCTTAAACAACcaatgtattatatataaaataagcgTTAAATGatcatatatgataaaaaataaataaatgaaagagaatttaaggaaaaaaaccgaaagtgaataaaaattattataacacaAGGGACGGGGCAATGCTATAACATGGAACCCTTGGATGTTAATCTAATAGCTCCGGGAATCCACACAAGTCCCCAAAAATGGTATgctcatacatatatatatatatatattaaaaacttcATATCTGATCACCATGACCAAAATATGTGaggtatatattaaaaacttcATATCTGATCACCATGACCAAAATATGAGACCTCACATAAGCTTGTTTTATGGGCGGTAAGGACATTGATTTTTGGGGAAAAATAGTAcgaaaaatcatattaaatgtTTGCCAAGCCTCTGAATTCAGCTCTGATTTAAACTTTCTGGAGTAATATAATTAGCAAAAAAACCAGAAATATTTACATATCTTCACTGTCAACAAGATGGAACAGTGAACAACAACAGCCCTGCTTCTCCTTCATAAACTAAAATGGTCTCAGTTTCAGAGTTCCACAAAGGCTCTGTTCAAATTGGTatacaaaaagaggaaaaactaTGAGCTTTCTGGGGTCAACCTAATATGGAAGCTCAATTAAAGTCCACAGAGTTCTCTAGAAACAAAGTCATCACTAATCGATAACGATGATGACGATGAAGGAACTTCTACATAAAGCTACATTATGTATTATGGAACTACAGAATCTACTAACCATGATggcataaaagaagaaaaaaattcctaaacttTTGTTGAATTCGGAGGTGTGATCCCCTTTTCCTTGTAATATGCGTTCTCTGCGTCGGCTAGTCGGGTTTGGAACATGCCCCATTCTTTTCGACACCGCTCCCTCACCTGACATTTTCGATAAAATCAGCTTCAACATCAGCATATAAGATACACATAGAAGAGgcaaagtatttatttttgttgtataaTTGACCTACCCCTTCCCATGGTGCTTTGCCCTTTTCTGCCTGGCCCTGTcgaaagacaaagaagaagataagttaaaaaaaaaaccagcaaCTCTGCACCTGTAAATGATTTGTGATCTATCTTGTTCACCTGATTTCCAAGGGAAGGAACAACTTGATGAACGATCCATTGAGAATCCACAACTCCGATCTTCTCATGTGCCGGCTATTTGAGTAatcataaaaaggaaaaaaaaaaatcaactgaaAGCTATGACAATAACCATTGCAAATATAGGACTGATGTAGATAACAATagtcaataaaaaaagaaatcaaagtgaAGTTAGTTTGACATGAGATGGTATTATAAGACATGTCTATTTAGTGTTAACATTACCTCTACACATTTTCTAAGAGCAAAATCAAGGCCCCAGCCATGAACCAAGTCATTCTGCAGTTACAACATGCATGAACATTAGGAGAATTCTTGAGGAAATAGTAAGAATTACCGAGTTGAAATTATTTCCTACCTGAATCATATGCCAGACACAGCGCCATGCATCTCGAGAAAATACAGGTGCCATTATCTCTACGAAACTATTTTAGAGAGAGGCATGCAAAGAAGgtcaaaaagagtataatgGAAAGATATGCAGTGATAATTTGAGAATAAATAAGTAAAGGACTCTTACGCAGCACATGGTGGCAAATGAGGATCTGTGCACCAGCCAGGTTTTTCTTCTGTTTCTCTGTCCAATATAACAACAATGGGCTAAGAGATTTGCTTCACAATAAAACCAAGAAGATATAAACTAGTGAGAATCATTTGTCTGCATTGTGAATGCACCAAAGCTTACTTGTGGACTTCACGATCACCTCTTCTTTTTGTCATTTGCCATGTTAAGCCTTTGTTTGGCTCTAAACCAGGCTGTGAAATCTCCAAACCATGCTTCTTCACAAGCTTAACATACCTGCAAATGCAAGGTAGAATCTCATTAATTAAGCACTTTCCAAAGCAAAACATGCATGTGCTAAGAAGGATACTTACTCCTCTGCATTAAAATGTTCAACTCCTAAGTCTTCATCCCAAATAAAGATGTATTCATATGCAGCCACAATGTCAGGGTGCAAAAATCGCTTTGCATACCACCTTAGATAAGATAGTGGAGTTAAgagatttaaataatattagtcAATCATATGATGACAACAACCAGCAAATGAAATTGTAcactaacaaagaaaaaaggCATGAAGCCCTACCATTTCGCCTGCTTCCTGACACTGATATGAATAGCACGTTTTGACCACTCAAACTCATCCCACTCACTAGCCCGACCATCATAATGAAATAGAAGGATTGTAAAATTTTCAGAGAACTGCAAGGGCATTATTGTCAGTAGTTTGCTATTAGCAAATGCAGAAAGTAGATAAAATAGGCAAAAATTAGTATATTGATACCTAGGATATAAAAAAACCACCATTAGATGCTAAAAGTAATTGCCATATACTATATATTTCCATTTATTCTTACACGAATAAT
It encodes:
- the LOC120276428 gene encoding pentatricopeptide repeat-containing protein At5g61370, mitochondrial; its protein translation is MGISKISATQQYLNINSISSLQTLTTVVIHGVGSLDDMDTTLQRLHLPVTPSLFLQFLHSFRNPTITSARRLLRFFSWCRRQENDRFPAPVFGDDAFNMVIRALAQMKDFTAVMAAVADLQKEGRRMDPQTFELVVKTLVSSGKPEEAVRLFRRVEEKRELLVRRSADDGEWSCASAVIQALSAKGHARKAVGVLWHHKDKLVDAGSNISRSILHGWCVHGNVGEARRILDQMKSGGNPPGLASYNDFLYCVCKRNLRFNPSALVPEATNLMAEMRASGVAPTTVSYNILISCLSKTRRVKEACGILQSLIQGKGSCSCSPDWVSYYLVIKLLYLTGRFGRGNKLVEHMFEIGMVPGVKFYHGLIGVLCGMDKMKYALEMFDRMKQSGLVSNGAMYDLLIEKLCRNGEFDMGRCLWDEALERGIVLQSSSDLLDPLKTEVFKPVRPLKKLDASEYKMLMLKAKGVRRARVKLKPNKCHSRS
- the LOC120275950 gene encoding uncharacterized protein LOC120275950; this translates as MAKLGVAGRSVFLRKPNESMRLITTTVIGIVFGFFIGISFPTANITRLHFPSSILSYIEDKNSGIKTQAYLNHAWSSANSHSKNDSNLESNDILKIYVPSNPRGAERLPPDIVVSESDFYLRRLWGVPSEDLVIKQKYLVTFTVGYGQKENINAAVKKFSENFTILLFHYDGRASEWDEFEWSKRAIHISVRKQAKWWYAKRFLHPDIVAAYEYIFIWDEDLGVEHFNAEEYVKLVKKHGLEISQPGLEPNKGLTWQMTKRRGDREVHKETEEKPGWCTDPHLPPCAAFVEIMAPVFSRDAWRCVWHMIQNDLVHGWGLDFALRKCVEPAHEKIGVVDSQWIVHQVVPSLGNQGQAEKGKAPWEGVRERCRKEWGMFQTRLADAENAYYKEKGITPPNSTKV